Proteins from a single region of Desulfolutivibrio sulfoxidireducens:
- a CDS encoding IS3 family transposase (programmed frameshift) — translation MSKRRKFSAEFKAKVALEALSGELTLSELASKYDVHQTVIAGWKRQAKEGMVASFSGKTAAVEKDAAAQIKELHAKIGQLTVEKDFLERAFKTVSRQRRRGMVDRDHPRLSISRQCRMLGLARSTWYHRPTGEKVVNLELMRRIDEQFLETPFYGSRQMQRHLNNQGIAVGRARVRRLMRKMGLMAIYQKPRTSVPHPEHKVYPYLLRGLQIDRPEHVWCADITYVPMNRGFLYLVAIMDWHSRAVLSWQLSNTMDTDFCVAALEEAMERYGVPEIFNTDQGSQFTSQEFTQTLKDADVSISMDGKGRWMDNVFIERLWRSVKWECIYLRELETGSQARQAIGNWVRFYNELRPHTAFDGRRPMDVYREGQSASKAA, via the exons ATGTCCAAGCGACGGAAGTTTTCGGCTGAGTTTAAGGCCAAGGTGGCGCTTGAAGCCCTGTCCGGCGAGTTGACCTTGAGCGAGTTGGCCAGCAAGTACGACGTACACCAAACGGTGATCGCGGGCTGGAAGCGTCAGGCCAAGGAAGGCATGGTGGCGTCCTTTTCCGGGAAAACGGCGGCCGTGGAAAAAGATGCCGCTGCCCAGATCAAGGAATTGCACGCCAAGATCGGCCAACTCACGGTGGAAAAGGATTTTTTAGAGCGAGCCTTC AAAACGGTGAGTCGCCAGCGAAGGCGTGGGATGGTTGATCGTGATCATCCTCGACTCAGTATTTCCCGCCAGTGCCGGATGCTCGGGCTGGCCAGGTCGACATGGTATCATCGCCCTACGGGTGAAAAGGTCGTAAATCTCGAGCTGATGCGGCGTATTGACGAGCAATTTTTGGAGACGCCGTTTTACGGGTCACGCCAGATGCAACGGCACTTAAACAATCAGGGCATCGCGGTGGGGCGTGCTCGAGTCCGGCGCTTGATGCGCAAGATGGGGCTGATGGCCATTTATCAGAAACCAAGGACCAGCGTCCCGCATCCTGAGCACAAGGTTTACCCATACCTGCTGCGTGGTTTACAGATTGATCGACCGGAGCACGTGTGGTGCGCCGATATCACGTATGTGCCAATGAATCGAGGATTCCTGTATCTGGTGGCGATCATGGACTGGCACAGCCGGGCGGTGCTGTCCTGGCAGTTGTCCAACACCATGGATACGGATTTCTGCGTGGCCGCCTTGGAAGAAGCCATGGAGAGATATGGTGTTCCGGAAATCTTCAACACGGACCAGGGGTCACAATTTACCAGCCAGGAATTCACCCAGACCCTCAAGGACGCCGACGTATCCATTTCCATGGATGGCAAGGGCCGGTGGATGGACAATGTCTTCATCGAACGCCTGTGGCGCTCGGTGAAATGGGAGTGCATCTACCTGCGAGAGTTGGAAACCGGCAGCCAGGCCCGGCAGGCGATTGGAAACTGGGTCCGTTTTTACAATGAGCTGCGACCGCATACGGCTTTTGACGGTCGTCGGCCCATGGATGTATACCGAGAAGGCCAATCGGCCTCGAAGGCGGCATGA
- a CDS encoding cobalamin B12-binding domain-containing protein → MKVPSVDVSTIFTRYDLDLEVARQKARTVSQDVLLQRVAECVVTGDEEGVEAAVLEALKSKQPLEVIDSGMIPGMREVSRLWELGTYFLPQVILSSDAMIAGIALCERELGRAVLKKAKVVTHTAEGDIHDIGQVIVNALLNAAGFEVVNLGADVPVETVIEACVVHKPVLVTGTALMTTTMTAFPKIAAKLKQAGISIPFVCGGGAVSEEFVTSFDQGIWGKEAGQAPAMAEDALRGLDWKAMRAKWNG, encoded by the coding sequence ATGAAAGTTCCTTCCGTGGATGTTTCCACGATCTTCACCCGCTATGATCTGGACCTTGAAGTGGCGAGGCAAAAAGCCCGCACTGTGTCGCAGGATGTTCTCCTGCAACGGGTTGCCGAATGCGTCGTGACCGGCGACGAGGAGGGAGTCGAGGCCGCGGTCCTGGAGGCCTTGAAGTCCAAGCAACCGTTGGAGGTCATCGACAGCGGCATGATCCCGGGCATGCGCGAGGTCAGCCGGCTCTGGGAGTTGGGGACCTATTTCCTGCCCCAGGTCATCTTGTCTTCCGACGCGATGATTGCGGGCATCGCCCTGTGCGAGCGCGAGCTGGGCCGGGCCGTGCTCAAGAAGGCCAAGGTGGTCACCCACACGGCGGAAGGCGACATCCACGACATCGGACAGGTGATCGTCAACGCGCTGCTCAACGCCGCTGGCTTCGAGGTCGTCAACCTGGGGGCGGACGTGCCCGTGGAGACCGTGATCGAGGCCTGCGTGGTGCACAAGCCGGTCCTGGTCACGGGCACGGCCCTGATGACCACGACCATGACCGCCTTTCCCAAGATCGCGGCGAAGCTCAAACAGGCTGGCATCTCCATTCCATTTGTCTGCGGTGGCGGGGCGGTCAGCGAGGAATTCGTGACCAGCTTCGACCAGGGCATCTGGGGCAAGGAGGCCGGCCAGGCCCCGGCCATGGCCGAGGACGCGCTCCGT